The window GGTGACTGTCGTGGGGGTATCACTGTCGGCCATGGGGGCTCCTCCGGGTCGCTGGATTCCAACGTAGGTGCGGCACGCCGATTCCGCGAGGCTCACCGGGTCGTCGGCGTGATGCGTCTACCTTGGGTGCCACGCAATGTCGCGCCCAAGGAGAACCGATGACTACTCATCCGCCTACCCCACACGGCGGCGCCGCGGCGCTCGCCCCAGACCCCGACCTGCCTCCCGTCGCCCTGCCGGAGCGTGAGACGCGCTGGACGCTGCCGAAGATCCTGCTGTGGGCGGGCATCGCCCTCCTCGGCGGGCTCGCATGGGTCATGCTCGCCATCGTGCGCGGCGAGACCGTCAACGCCATCTGGTTCGTGTTCGCCGCGGTGTGCACCTACCTCATCGGCTACCGCTTCTACTCGAAGGTGATCCAGAAGCACATCACCCGGCCCGACGACCGGCGCGCGACCCCTGCGGAATACAAGCAGGACGGCAAGGACTACGTCCCCACCGACCGCCGGGTGCTGTACGGCCACCACTTCGCCGCGATCGCCGGCGCCGGACCGCTGGTCGGCCCGGTGCTGGCAGCCCAGATGGGCTACCTCCCCGGCACGATCTGGATCATCGTCGGCGTCATCCTGGCCGGTGCGGTGCAGGACTACCTGGTGCTGTTCTTCTCGATGCGCCGCGGCGGCCGCACGATCGGTCAGATGGCCCGCGACGAACTGGGCCGCATCGGCGGGACCGCGGCGATCGTGGCATCCCTGCTCATCATGATCATCATCGTCGCGATCCTCGCGCTCGTCGTGGTCAACGCCCTCGGCGAGAGCCCCTGGGGCGTGTTCAGCGTCTCGATGACCATCCCGATCGCGCTGTTCATGGGCTGCTACCTGCGATGGATCCGGCCCGGCAAGATCACCGAGATCTCGATCATCGGCTTCGTGCTGCTGATCACCGCGATCATCGCCGGCGGCTGGATCGCCGACACCGAGTGGGGCGCGGCGCTGTTCACGCTGGATCGCACCACGATCGCCTGGGGCATCATCATCTACGGCTTCATCGCCGCGGTGCTGCCGGTGTGGCTGCTGCTGGCCCCGCGCGATTACCTGTCGACGTTCATGAAGATCGGCGTCATCGTCATGCTGGCCGGCGCGATCGTGCTGGTGCGTCCCGAAATCAACGTTCCCGCGTTCAGCGAGTTCGCCGATGGGGAGCTGGGGCCGGTGTTCTCCGGACCGCTCTTCCCGTTCCTGTTCGTCACGATCGCGTGCGGCGCCCTCTCGGGGTTCCATGCGCTCATCGCGTCGGGCACGACGCCGAAGCTCATCGAGAAGGAGCGGCAGACCCGCTTCATCGGCTACGGCGGCATGCTCATGGAATCGTTCGTCGCGATCATGGCGCTGGTCGCTGCGATCTCCATCGACCGTGGCATCTACTTCGCCATGAACGCCTCCGCCGCCGCGACCCTGGGCACCGTGGAAGGGGCCGTCGCGTTCGTGAACGGCCTGGGGTTGGCGGGGGTGAACCTCACCCCGGACATGCTCACCGACACTGCGGCCGCCGTCGGCGAGGAGAGCATCATCTCCCGCACCGGCGGCGCGCCGACGCTGGCCCTGGGTCTGGCGAACATCATGCAGCAGGCCCTCGGTGGACAAGCGATGATGGCCTTCTGGTATCACTTCGCGATCATGTTCGAAGCGCTGTTCATCCTGACCGCGGTGGATGCCGGCACGCGCGTGGCCCGCTTCATGCTGCAGGACTCCATCGGCGTGGTGGTCCCGAAGTTCCGCGACCTGTCCTGGCGACCCGGAGTGTGGATCTGCACGGCGATCATGGTCGCCGGCTGGGGAGCGATCCTCATCCTGGGCGTGACGGACCCCCTCGGCGGCATCAACACGTTCTTCCCGCTGTTCGGCATCGCCAACCAGCTGCTGGCGGCGATCGCGCTGTCGGTCGTGCTGGCGATCGTCGCCAAGCGAGGCAAGAGTTACGTGAAGTGGCTGTGGATCATCGCGCTGCCGCTGGCCTTCACCGCGGTGGTGACCATCACGGCGTCGATGTACAAGATCTTCTCGCCGGTGCCGCAGGTGGGTTACTGGGCCAACAATGCCGCGTTCCGAAACGCGCTCGCCGCCGGCGAGACCTCGTTCGGCACGGCGCCGACGGTCGCGGCGATGGAGGCGGTCGTGCGCAACACCGCCGTGCAGGGGACGCTGTCGATCATCTTCGTGGTGCTGTCGATCATCGTCATCACCACGTCGGTGCTCGTGAGCATCCAGGCCATCCGCCGCGGCGGCGGGGATGAGCACGAAGTGCCGCCCGTGCCGTCGCGGCGCTTCGCCCCGGCGGGACTCATCGCCACGAAGGAGGAGCGCGAGATCGAGAAGCTGTGGGAGCAGCTTCCCGCCGACAAGCGCCCCACCACCGGTGGGCACTGAGCGAGGCCGGTTGATGGACCAGAGCAATGCGGTGGCCCGCACGTCGCGCGGGGGACTCGGATCCCTCGTGCGGCGGGCGGGCCGCGGCATCCGCTGGTATTTCCAGACCCTCATGGGCGACAGCGCGTATGCCACCTTCGTCGCCCACCAGCGCATCCACCACCCCGACCAGGAGCCGCCGACCGAGCGGGAGTTCTGGCGGCAGAAGATGGCCGAGCAGGACCGCAATCCCGGCGCGCGCTGCTGCTGACCGGGGCGCCTGCTCGCCCAGGCGCCTCCGATCGGGCGTGCCCGGCCTGGCCGGGGTGCCCCGCCGGCCCGGGGGTCGTGCAGACTCGACAGTGTGACCCTTCTTGACGCCGTCCGTGCCGCGCCCGATCCCGACGGCGTGTACGACGCGTTCGTGACGTGGGCCACCGAACAGGGATTCGCGCTGTACCCGGCGCAGGACGAGGCCGTCATGGAACTCGTCTCGGGCGCGAACGTGGTGCTGTCCACCCCCACCGGCACCGGCAAGTCGCTCGTCGCGATCGCCGCTCATGCGGCATCCCTCGCCGCGGGTGGCCGCACCTACTACACCGCCCCCATCAAAGCGCTCGTGAGCGAGAAGTTCTTCGCCCTCGTCGACATCTTCGGCGCCGACAACGTCGGGATGGTCACCGGCGACTCGTCGGTCAACCCCGAGGCGCCGATCGTCTGCTGCACCGCCGAGATCCTCGCGAACATCGCGCTGCGGCAGGGCGCGGATGCCGATGTGGACCAGGTCGTCATGGACGAGTTCCACTACTACGGCGACCTCGATCGTGGGTGGGCTTGGCAGGTGCCGTTGCTGCTGCTGCCGCGCGCGCAGTTCCTGCTCATGTCGGCGACCCTGGGAGATGTCACCGACATCGCCGACGACCTCACTCGGCGCACCGGTCGCCCGACCGCCATGGTCACCGGTGTCGAGCGACCCGTGCCGCTGCATTTCTCCTACGAGCGCCGGCCCGTGCACGAGGTGGTGGCCTCGCTCCTGGACGAGAAGGAGCGGCCGGTGTACATCGTGCACTTCTCGCAGGCCGCCGCGCTGGAGCGCGCGCAGGCGCTGGCCAGCGGCAAGGTGGCCTCGCGGGAGCAGCGGGATGCCATCGGCGAGGCGATCGGCGGGTTCCGGTTCAACACTGCGTTCGGCAAGACGCTGTCGCGGCTCGTGCGCGCCGGCATCGGCGTGCACCACGCCGGCATGCTGCCGCGGTACCGGCGCCTCGTGGAGACCCTCGCCCAGCGAGGCCTGCTGCAGGTCATCTGCGGCACCGACACGCTCGGGGTCGGCATCAACGTGCCCATCCGCACCGTCGTGATCACGGCGCTGTCCAAGTACGACGGCGTCAAGATGCGCCAGTTGTCGGCGCGGGAGTTCCATCAGGTCGCCGGCCGGGCGGGCCGGGCCGGCTACGACCCCTACGGCAACGTCGTGGTGATGGCCCCGGAGTGGGAGATCGAGAACGAGGCGGCACTGCGCCGCGCCGGCGACGACGCCGCCAAGCGCAAGAAGATCGTGCGCAAGAAGGCGCCCACCGGGGTCGTCAACTGGGGTCTCGGCTCGTACGAGCGGCTCATCCAGGCGCAGCCGGAACCGCTCATGCCGCACCTGCAGCTGACCGCGGCGATGCTCATCAACGTCATCGGGCGCGGCGGCGACGTGTTCGGCAACGTCCGCTCGCTCGTGTTCGACAACCACGAGCCCCGCGCCCGCCAGTACGACCTCGCCCGTCGGGCGATCGCGATCTTCCGCACGCTGGTGTCCGCCGGCATCGTGGAATCGGGCGCCGACGGCATCCGACTCACCATCGACCTGCAGCCGAACTTCGCGCTCAACCAGCCGCTGTCGCCGTTCGCGCTCGCCGCCATCGACCTGCTCGATCCCGAGGTGGAGCTGGGCCGGGGTGCGGATGCCACGCCCGGCGCGGCCGGCACGGTCGGCACCGGTCACTACGCCCTCGACGTCGTCAGCGTCATCGAGGCGACCCTCGACGACCCGCGGGCGATCCTCAACCAGCAGGAGTACAAGGCGCGGGGCGAAGCGGTCGCGGCGATGAAGCGCGACGGCGTGGAGTACGAGGAGCGCATGGCGCTGCTCGAGGACATCACCTATCCCAAGCCGCTGGCAGAGCTGCTGCTGCAGTCGTTCGAGGTGTTCGCCTCGAGCCAGCCCTGGGTGCGTGACTTCCACCTGTCGCCGAAGTCCATCGTGCGCGACATGTACGAGCGGGCCCTGTCGTTCGGCGAGTTCGTCGCGCTGTACCAGCTGGGCCGCAGCGAGGGCCTGGTGCTGCGCTACCTCAGCGACGCGTTCCGCGCGATCCGCCAGACCGTGCCGGCCGAGGCGCGCACCGACGACCTCATGGACGTCATCGAGTGGCTGGGCGAACTCGTGCGCCAGGTGGACTCGAGCCTCGTCGACGAGTGGGAGGCGCTGACCAACCCGACCGCCGACCCGGACGCCCCCGTCGTGCCGCCCGCGCCGCCGTCGGTGCTCACGAACCGCCGCGCCTTCACGGTGCTGGTGCGCAATGAGATGTTCCGCCGGGTGCGGCTGGCGGCCCTGCAGGACGACGACGCGCTCACCGCGCTGGACCCCGACGCGGACTGGTCGGGTGTGCTGGATTCCTACTACGACGAGCACGACGAGATCCTCACCGGCGGTCCGGCGCGCTCGCCGGGACTGTGCGTCATCGACGAGACCGATGCGGCATCCGGCAGCTGGCGCGTCGAGCAGATCATCGACGACCCGGCCGGCGACCACGACTGGCGCATCCGGGCCGAGGTCGACCTGGAGGCGTCCGACGAGGAGGGCGCCGCCGTGGTCCGCGTGACCGAGGTCGTGCGGCTGTAACGGCTCGGGCCCGACCATAACTCAGGATGACCTGCCCGATCCGGCCGCCAGCCGGCCCGAAACCCGGGGTTCTTCCTGAGTTATGGTCCGCTCGCCGGTCGCACCCGGTCGCACCGAGCGGCACAATGGCTGCGTGGCGACCTACCTGGCGTTTCTGCGGGCGATCAACCTCGGTGCGAAGCGCGTGTTTCCCCAGGGCGACATCCGCCGCGTCGTGACGGACGCCGGCTTCGCGGATGCCGCGACGCACATCAACACCGGCAATGTGCGGTTCACCACGGCGATGCGCTCTCGCGCACGCATCGAAGACCGCCTCGAGCGCGCCTTCGCGGCCGATCGGGGATTCGAGGTGCCGACGATCGTGTTCGCCGCGGGGGAGTTAGCCGCGATCGCGGACACCGCCCGGGAACTGAACGCGGCCCGGCCAGAGTTGGCGCGGCACTACGTGTACCTGCTGAAGGAGCAGCCCTCCGCTGCGGCGATCGAGCAGATCGAGTCGACCTCGTCGGACCTCGGCGAGATGATCGTGCGCGGCCGTGCGGCGCACGCGCTGCTGCAGCCCGGCTACGAGGCGGGCAGGGTCGACCCGCTGCGGGCGGCGAAGCTGCTGGGAGTGGCGACCAATCGCAACTTCACGGTCATCTCGGCGCTGGCCGAGCGGTGGTGCTGAGAGGCATCCATCTCGCACGAGAAGTCCATGGTGCGCGCATGTGCGGCGGCGTAGCCTTCAGGCACCTGAATGGGGAGGTGAAGCGATGGTCCTGTGGAGGCGCCGTCGCCG is drawn from Microbacterium sp. zg-B96 and contains these coding sequences:
- a CDS encoding carbon starvation CstA family protein, with translation MTTHPPTPHGGAAALAPDPDLPPVALPERETRWTLPKILLWAGIALLGGLAWVMLAIVRGETVNAIWFVFAAVCTYLIGYRFYSKVIQKHITRPDDRRATPAEYKQDGKDYVPTDRRVLYGHHFAAIAGAGPLVGPVLAAQMGYLPGTIWIIVGVILAGAVQDYLVLFFSMRRGGRTIGQMARDELGRIGGTAAIVASLLIMIIIVAILALVVVNALGESPWGVFSVSMTIPIALFMGCYLRWIRPGKITEISIIGFVLLITAIIAGGWIADTEWGAALFTLDRTTIAWGIIIYGFIAAVLPVWLLLAPRDYLSTFMKIGVIVMLAGAIVLVRPEINVPAFSEFADGELGPVFSGPLFPFLFVTIACGALSGFHALIASGTTPKLIEKERQTRFIGYGGMLMESFVAIMALVAAISIDRGIYFAMNASAAATLGTVEGAVAFVNGLGLAGVNLTPDMLTDTAAAVGEESIISRTGGAPTLALGLANIMQQALGGQAMMAFWYHFAIMFEALFILTAVDAGTRVARFMLQDSIGVVVPKFRDLSWRPGVWICTAIMVAGWGAILILGVTDPLGGINTFFPLFGIANQLLAAIALSVVLAIVAKRGKSYVKWLWIIALPLAFTAVVTITASMYKIFSPVPQVGYWANNAAFRNALAAGETSFGTAPTVAAMEAVVRNTAVQGTLSIIFVVLSIIVITTSVLVSIQAIRRGGGDEHEVPPVPSRRFAPAGLIATKEEREIEKLWEQLPADKRPTTGGH
- a CDS encoding YbdD/YjiX family protein; the protein is MDQSNAVARTSRGGLGSLVRRAGRGIRWYFQTLMGDSAYATFVAHQRIHHPDQEPPTEREFWRQKMAEQDRNPGARCC
- a CDS encoding DEAD/DEAH box helicase, translating into MTLLDAVRAAPDPDGVYDAFVTWATEQGFALYPAQDEAVMELVSGANVVLSTPTGTGKSLVAIAAHAASLAAGGRTYYTAPIKALVSEKFFALVDIFGADNVGMVTGDSSVNPEAPIVCCTAEILANIALRQGADADVDQVVMDEFHYYGDLDRGWAWQVPLLLLPRAQFLLMSATLGDVTDIADDLTRRTGRPTAMVTGVERPVPLHFSYERRPVHEVVASLLDEKERPVYIVHFSQAAALERAQALASGKVASREQRDAIGEAIGGFRFNTAFGKTLSRLVRAGIGVHHAGMLPRYRRLVETLAQRGLLQVICGTDTLGVGINVPIRTVVITALSKYDGVKMRQLSAREFHQVAGRAGRAGYDPYGNVVVMAPEWEIENEAALRRAGDDAAKRKKIVRKKAPTGVVNWGLGSYERLIQAQPEPLMPHLQLTAAMLINVIGRGGDVFGNVRSLVFDNHEPRARQYDLARRAIAIFRTLVSAGIVESGADGIRLTIDLQPNFALNQPLSPFALAAIDLLDPEVELGRGADATPGAAGTVGTGHYALDVVSVIEATLDDPRAILNQQEYKARGEAVAAMKRDGVEYEERMALLEDITYPKPLAELLLQSFEVFASSQPWVRDFHLSPKSIVRDMYERALSFGEFVALYQLGRSEGLVLRYLSDAFRAIRQTVPAEARTDDLMDVIEWLGELVRQVDSSLVDEWEALTNPTADPDAPVVPPAPPSVLTNRRAFTVLVRNEMFRRVRLAALQDDDALTALDPDADWSGVLDSYYDEHDEILTGGPARSPGLCVIDETDAASGSWRVEQIIDDPAGDHDWRIRAEVDLEASDEEGAAVVRVTEVVRL
- a CDS encoding DUF1697 domain-containing protein, which gives rise to MATYLAFLRAINLGAKRVFPQGDIRRVVTDAGFADAATHINTGNVRFTTAMRSRARIEDRLERAFAADRGFEVPTIVFAAGELAAIADTARELNAARPELARHYVYLLKEQPSAAAIEQIESTSSDLGEMIVRGRAAHALLQPGYEAGRVDPLRAAKLLGVATNRNFTVISALAERWC